One segment of Variovorax sp. PAMC28562 DNA contains the following:
- a CDS encoding serine/threonine-protein kinase has protein sequence MSYTKIKELGRGGFGCVWEVEDETHQHLALKQFLPGNELQIAIDKGVFSLDSVKARFRREVKYQSQINSKNVVKILDHDLDADEPWFVMPLANGTLKEKIDLIRQSVGDPTDALFDVLAGLEDIHKHGIVHRDLKPVNVLQFLDEDGNEFYAISDFGLISALASDTTTLTQTGHGGGTPIYAAPELIRRFKHATSAADIYSFGAILHDIFDGGNRTPYLEQTVGGPCRKIVEKCTKTNPGRRYSDIPSLRADLYQALNNQTIIFTSNDEKEISDLLKRDTPLTDNEWDRVYAYAEDSNRTAVNLRNIFTAFSAARIVELADSSSELLNAIGSEFSSFVRDQSHDFDYCDVLADRIEVLFNRAGVALQAHCLITLAELGVSHNRWFVERKFAKLASPNLPANVAERMLMDAEAEKIDLQALVRQIIDGINIKSHDLHSLLDLKVTSDASSD, from the coding sequence ATGAGCTACACCAAAATTAAAGAACTTGGCCGCGGTGGATTTGGATGTGTCTGGGAAGTAGAAGATGAGACACATCAACATTTGGCCTTAAAACAATTTTTACCCGGAAATGAACTCCAAATCGCTATTGATAAAGGAGTTTTTAGCTTAGACAGCGTTAAAGCCAGATTTCGGAGAGAAGTAAAATATCAAAGTCAAATCAATAGCAAAAACGTCGTTAAAATCCTTGATCACGACTTAGATGCCGATGAGCCATGGTTTGTAATGCCATTAGCCAACGGAACTCTAAAAGAAAAAATAGACTTGATTAGACAATCAGTGGGCGACCCAACCGATGCGCTGTTTGACGTCTTGGCAGGCTTAGAAGATATTCATAAGCATGGAATAGTGCACAGGGACTTAAAGCCTGTAAATGTATTGCAATTTCTCGATGAAGACGGCAATGAATTTTATGCAATATCTGATTTCGGCCTAATTTCGGCTCTTGCATCTGATACTACAACGCTAACTCAAACGGGGCATGGCGGTGGCACGCCGATATATGCAGCCCCGGAATTGATCAGAAGATTCAAGCACGCCACTTCTGCTGCAGATATATACTCGTTTGGTGCAATTCTTCATGACATATTCGACGGTGGCAATCGGACACCTTATCTAGAACAAACGGTAGGTGGGCCGTGTCGAAAAATCGTTGAGAAATGCACCAAGACAAACCCTGGCCGTCGCTATTCCGATATTCCAAGTCTTCGTGCCGATCTGTATCAAGCGTTAAATAATCAAACAATTATTTTTACAAGCAATGATGAAAAAGAAATTTCCGATCTTTTAAAACGCGATACTCCACTCACGGACAATGAATGGGATAGAGTTTATGCTTACGCCGAAGATAGCAACCGAACCGCAGTAAATTTGAGGAACATTTTTACCGCTTTTAGTGCTGCCCGGATCGTTGAGCTCGCAGATTCTTCTTCCGAGTTACTGAATGCGATTGGCTCGGAGTTTTCATCGTTCGTGCGCGATCAATCTCATGATTTTGATTATTGCGATGTTCTTGCGGATAGGATCGAAGTTCTATTTAATAGAGCAGGTGTTGCTCTACAGGCACACTGCTTGATAACACTTGCCGAGCTGGGAGTAAGCCACAATCGGTGGTTTGTCGAACGAAAATTTGCCAAGTTGGCTTCGCCCAATTTACCGGCGAATGTCGCCGAACGTATGCTAATGGATGCAGAGGCAGAAAAAATTGATTTACAGGCGCTTGTGCGGCAAATAATCGATGGCATAAACATTAAATCTCATGATTTGCATTCCTTATTAGATTTGAAAGTGACCAGCGATGCGAGTTCTGACTGA
- a CDS encoding glutamine--tRNA ligase/YqeY domain fusion protein — protein MTSSTPQHGGKKPSSAPSKAPVNAPPAPSNFLRHVIENDLENGTYAQRQWGGSPGDAAHHKAGMHDPAKVRMRFPPEPNGYLHLGHAKSIWLNFELAKEYGGVCHLRFDDTNPEKEEQEYVDSIRDAVQWLGYETYLADRPSAPGTMQPHEYFASNYFDFMYRAAEYLIETGLAYVDEQTPEEMRANRGDFGKPGIDSPFRARTPAENIARFREMRDGKLDDGAAILRAKIDMASPNINMRDPALYRIRRATHHNTGDKWCIYPMYTFAHPIEDALEQITHSICTLEFEDQRPFYDWLLDRLAEGGLIASPHPRQYEFARLNVTHVVTSKRKLRELVEGGHVDGWDDPRMPTLAGLRRRGYTPDALKLFCERSGVTKSGGWIDYASLEAALRDTLDPIAPRAMAVLDPVKLVITNWDALMGEGFLDECSAPINPHDPEAGRRHFKLGRDVWIERNDYEEVQPKGFFRLFPGNKVRLKYGHVIECTGGTKDANGKLVEVQALLVPDTKSGTPGADAIKVKGNITWVAVADALQAEVRLYERLFAAEKPGSGELLDELNKESLVTCAAFVEPSLAGAALGGAGFQFERHGYFVKDRSKPQSLSVLVNRTATLKDLRAK, from the coding sequence ATGACCTCTTCGACCCCTCAGCACGGTGGCAAGAAGCCTTCGTCGGCCCCGTCAAAGGCGCCTGTGAATGCACCTCCCGCACCCAGTAATTTCCTGCGCCACGTGATCGAGAACGACCTCGAAAACGGCACCTACGCGCAACGCCAGTGGGGTGGGTCGCCCGGCGACGCCGCGCATCACAAGGCGGGCATGCACGACCCGGCCAAAGTGCGCATGCGCTTCCCGCCCGAGCCCAACGGCTACCTGCATCTGGGCCACGCCAAGAGCATCTGGCTCAACTTCGAGCTGGCGAAAGAATACGGCGGCGTCTGCCACCTGCGCTTCGACGACACCAACCCGGAGAAAGAAGAGCAGGAATACGTCGACTCCATCCGCGACGCGGTGCAGTGGCTCGGCTACGAAACCTATCTGGCCGACCGCCCCAGCGCGCCCGGCACGATGCAGCCGCACGAATACTTCGCAAGCAACTACTTCGATTTCATGTACCGCGCAGCCGAGTACCTGATCGAAACCGGCCTGGCCTACGTCGACGAGCAAACGCCCGAGGAAATGCGTGCCAACCGCGGCGACTTCGGCAAGCCCGGCATCGACAGCCCGTTCCGCGCCCGCACACCCGCCGAAAACATCGCCCGTTTCCGCGAAATGCGCGATGGAAAACTCGACGACGGCGCCGCCATCCTGCGAGCCAAGATCGACATGGCCAGCCCGAACATCAACATGCGCGACCCCGCGCTGTACCGCATTCGGCGCGCCACGCACCACAACACCGGCGACAAGTGGTGCATCTACCCGATGTACACCTTCGCGCACCCCATCGAGGACGCGCTGGAGCAGATCACCCACTCCATCTGCACGCTGGAATTCGAAGACCAGCGCCCGTTCTACGACTGGCTGCTCGATCGTTTGGCCGAAGGTGGCCTGATCGCCAGCCCGCACCCGCGCCAGTACGAATTCGCGCGCCTCAACGTCACCCACGTCGTCACCAGCAAACGCAAGCTGCGCGAACTGGTCGAAGGCGGTCACGTCGACGGCTGGGATGACCCGCGCATGCCCACCCTCGCCGGCCTGCGCCGCCGCGGCTACACGCCCGACGCGCTGAAGCTGTTCTGCGAACGCAGCGGCGTGACCAAGTCCGGCGGCTGGATCGATTACGCCAGCCTTGAAGCTGCCCTGCGCGACACCCTCGACCCCATCGCCCCGCGCGCCATGGCCGTGCTGGACCCGGTCAAGCTGGTCATCACCAACTGGGACGCGTTGATGGGCGAAGGCTTTCTGGACGAATGCTCCGCACCGATCAATCCGCACGACCCGGAAGCCGGCCGCCGGCACTTCAAGCTCGGCCGCGACGTGTGGATCGAGCGGAACGACTACGAAGAAGTGCAGCCCAAAGGCTTTTTCCGACTGTTCCCGGGGAACAAGGTGCGGCTGAAGTACGGACACGTCATCGAGTGCACGGGCGGCACCAAGGATGCGAACGGCAAGCTGGTTGAAGTGCAAGCGCTGCTGGTGCCGGACACCAAGAGCGGCACGCCGGGTGCGGATGCGATCAAGGTTAAGGGGAATATCACCTGGGTCGCGGTGGCGGATGCGCTGCAGGCGGAAGTGCGGTTGTATGAGCGGCTGTTTGCGGCGGAAAAGCCGGGGAGTGGGGAACTGCTGGATGAGTTGAATAAGGAAAGTTTGGTGACTTGTGCGGCGTTTGTGGAGCCGTCATTGGCAGGCGCGGCTCTCGGCGGTGCCGGGTTTCAGTTTGAGCGGCACGGGTATTTTGTGAAGGATCGATCAAAGCCGCAAAGCTTGTCGGTTTTGGTTAACAGAACAGCCACCTTAAAAGATTTACGGGCGAAATAA
- a CDS encoding LytR/AlgR family response regulator transcription factor translates to MPNPTALIAEDEPLLAQALRAELAAAWPELDVVSIVGDGRSAVNEALRLLPQILFFDIRMPGLDGLGAAAELADTWPTDEAPMPQLVFVTAYDEYATRAFEAQAIDYVLKPVQGDRLRKTVARLKQAVAMSTATHSPAESVAPQQTTALEQTLAQWRQLLAAAGASAGGPAGLLSPSTLPGTLSGAFAGSTAPSAVAPLKFIAASDAGGATVRMVPMDEVLYFEAADKYVRVLTAAHEYLIRTPLKQLMPQLDANMFWQVHRAVVVRSDAVDSVHRDEAGKLHLLLRGRPENIAVSRLYAHLFRAM, encoded by the coding sequence ATGCCGAATCCGACAGCCCTCATCGCCGAAGACGAACCCCTGCTGGCCCAGGCACTGCGCGCTGAGCTGGCCGCCGCCTGGCCCGAACTCGACGTGGTCTCCATCGTCGGCGACGGCCGCAGCGCGGTCAATGAAGCACTGCGCTTGTTGCCACAAATCCTGTTCTTCGACATCCGCATGCCGGGCCTCGACGGCCTCGGCGCCGCGGCCGAACTGGCGGACACGTGGCCGACCGACGAAGCACCGATGCCGCAGCTCGTGTTCGTCACGGCCTACGACGAGTACGCGACACGCGCGTTCGAGGCGCAGGCCATCGACTACGTGTTGAAGCCGGTTCAGGGCGATCGGCTGCGCAAGACGGTAGCGCGACTGAAGCAGGCGGTGGCGATGTCGACGGCAACGCACAGCCCGGCCGAATCCGTCGCGCCGCAGCAAACCACCGCGCTCGAACAGACCTTGGCGCAATGGCGTCAGTTGCTCGCTGCCGCAGGCGCCAGCGCTGGCGGGCCGGCGGGGTTGCTCTCACCCAGCACGCTGCCGGGCACGTTATCGGGTGCGTTCGCAGGATCGACCGCCCCATCGGCCGTCGCCCCGCTCAAATTCATCGCCGCAAGCGACGCGGGCGGCGCCACTGTCCGCATGGTGCCGATGGACGAGGTGCTGTACTTCGAGGCGGCCGACAAATACGTTCGCGTGCTCACTGCGGCGCACGAATATTTGATCCGCACGCCGCTGAAGCAATTGATGCCGCAGCTCGACGCCAACATGTTCTGGCAGGTGCATCGGGCAGTCGTCGTGCGCAGCGATGCCGTCGATTCGGTGCACCGCGACGAAGCCGGCAAGCTGCATCTGCTGTTGCGAGGTCGCCCGGAGAACATCGCGGTCAGCCGCCTCTACGCCCACCTGTTTCGCGCGATGTAA
- a CDS encoding PIN domain-containing protein — MRAIDTNVLVRLLVRDDARQVKLAEMFVDGNAWISQLVLAETMWVLESVYDRTPVQLAAALEILLEHKTLTLQEADTVAAALQNFKRKPALGFSDCLVLEIARKAGHTPLGTFDKGLAKLAGAQQL, encoded by the coding sequence ATGCGGGCGATTGATACCAATGTGCTCGTGCGGCTCCTTGTGCGAGACGACGCTCGGCAGGTGAAGCTTGCGGAGATGTTCGTCGACGGCAACGCATGGATATCGCAGCTAGTGCTGGCTGAGACGATGTGGGTGCTGGAATCGGTTTACGACCGAACCCCTGTGCAACTCGCGGCGGCTCTTGAAATTTTGCTGGAACACAAAACGTTGACTTTGCAAGAGGCCGATACGGTCGCTGCAGCTTTGCAGAATTTCAAGCGCAAACCAGCTTTGGGCTTCTCCGATTGCCTGGTGCTGGAGATTGCCCGAAAGGCGGGCCACACACCGCTGGGCACCTTCGACAAAGGGCTTGCCAAGCTCGCGGGCGCACAACAACTTTGA
- a CDS encoding AbrB/MazE/SpoVT family DNA-binding domain-containing protein, giving the protein MIHAHTKLTSQGQVSVPAAVRRALGLTPGTVLEWVEEKGRIVVKRATRHDSQAVHDALFPEGATPVQVKSLDDLKQGIRQRMKRRHAGD; this is encoded by the coding sequence ATGATTCATGCCCATACCAAACTCACCTCGCAGGGCCAGGTTTCCGTCCCGGCCGCGGTCAGGCGCGCCTTGGGCCTGACGCCCGGCACCGTGCTCGAATGGGTCGAAGAGAAGGGCCGCATCGTCGTGAAGCGCGCCACTCGCCACGATTCCCAGGCAGTTCACGACGCGTTGTTTCCTGAAGGTGCCACACCCGTCCAGGTGAAGTCGCTGGACGATTTGAAGCAAGGCATCCGCCAGCGCATGAAACGCCGCCATGCGGGCGATTGA
- a CDS encoding sensor histidine kinase, with protein MNIQWRNLLRHYLQVVAFCSVIAVLTTAIWPRKSYLVQLGYSLAVGTITWAVIDFGRHVVDERNCHRDSAGGHGWPKGWRGPLLAAIGIASGFFFGDPLGDLLFGDGVQQSPQDSRISLAITLVAGAIGTFYFFARGKAAALIGERNAAERDASEAKLKLLETQLEPHMLFNTLANLRVLITLDPPRAVQMLDHLNGYLRVTLSGSRSVAHPLSAEFERLRDYLELMSIRMGPRLRYTLELPDDLRDVPVPPLLLQPLVENSIRHGLEPQVEGGEIVVRARRESKASAGKLQIAIEVRDTGVGLGAAPPSEGSGFGLAQVRERLATVYGARGGLEMAAAADGGTRAVVTFPI; from the coding sequence ATGAACATCCAATGGCGCAACCTATTGCGCCACTACCTTCAGGTGGTGGCGTTTTGCAGCGTCATCGCCGTGCTGACCACCGCGATCTGGCCGCGCAAGAGCTACCTGGTTCAGCTGGGCTACTCGCTGGCTGTTGGCACCATCACCTGGGCGGTCATCGACTTCGGCCGCCATGTCGTCGACGAACGCAATTGCCATCGCGACAGTGCGGGTGGCCACGGCTGGCCCAAGGGATGGCGCGGTCCACTGCTCGCCGCCATCGGCATTGCCTCCGGTTTTTTCTTCGGCGATCCGCTGGGCGACCTGCTGTTCGGCGACGGCGTGCAGCAGTCGCCGCAAGACAGCCGCATCAGCCTTGCCATCACGTTGGTGGCGGGCGCCATCGGCACCTTCTACTTTTTCGCGCGCGGCAAGGCGGCAGCGCTCATCGGCGAAAGAAACGCCGCTGAACGCGATGCCAGCGAAGCCAAGCTCAAGCTGCTCGAAACGCAGCTCGAGCCGCACATGCTCTTCAACACGCTGGCCAATTTGCGCGTGCTCATCACGCTCGACCCGCCGCGTGCGGTGCAGATGCTCGACCACCTCAACGGCTATCTGCGGGTGACCTTGAGCGGCTCGCGTTCGGTGGCCCATCCGCTGTCGGCCGAGTTCGAGCGGCTGCGCGACTATCTGGAGCTGATGTCGATTCGCATGGGCCCGCGCCTTCGCTACACGCTGGAGCTGCCCGACGATTTGCGCGACGTTCCGGTGCCGCCGCTGTTGCTGCAGCCGCTGGTCGAAAACAGCATCCGGCATGGGCTGGAGCCGCAAGTCGAGGGCGGCGAGATCGTCGTGCGCGCACGTCGCGAAAGCAAAGCCAGCGCCGGCAAGCTGCAGATCGCCATCGAGGTGCGCGACACCGGTGTCGGGCTGGGCGCGGCGCCGCCATCGGAAGGCAGCGGCTTCGGGCTCGCGCAAGTGCGCGAGCGGCTCGCGACGGTGTACGGCGCGCGGGGTGGACTCGAGATGGCTGCGGCTGCAGACGGTGGTACGCGTGCGGTGGTGACGTTTCCGATTTAG
- a CDS encoding 2TM domain-containing protein, translating into MSAAAHFNDATRATAAGRIDQLARRRAKAKMGWFAHATIFTIVNLGLITLSLLTGRFWALYPLLGWGVGLAMHGVSVWALPHGGALMERMVEKERTRLSGTPRGDLW; encoded by the coding sequence ATGTCTGCTGCCGCCCACTTCAACGACGCCACCCGAGCCACCGCGGCCGGCCGCATCGACCAGCTCGCACGACGCCGCGCCAAGGCCAAGATGGGCTGGTTCGCCCACGCGACGATCTTTACCATCGTCAACCTCGGGCTCATCACGCTGTCGCTCCTCACCGGTCGTTTTTGGGCGCTCTATCCGCTGCTCGGATGGGGTGTGGGCCTGGCCATGCATGGCGTCTCGGTCTGGGCCTTGCCGCACGGCGGCGCCTTGATGGAACGCATGGTCGAGAAAGAACGCACCCGGCTGTCGGGCACGCCGCGCGGCGACCTGTGGTGA
- a CDS encoding DUF6622 family protein, with translation MLLQIVTHTPRWVFGLFVLLVWLGCKQLMSGRVSLVKVTVMPVAMTGLAVYGVASAFGASNTAGPAALLAWAAAAAVLLAVSIRQPLHANTRYNAETRAFDVAGSAVPLMLMMGIFFTKYVVGVSLSMHPELAHQTPVAVGISAVYGTFTGIFVGRAARLWKLAIRTDRGVASAA, from the coding sequence ATGCTGCTGCAAATCGTCACTCACACCCCACGTTGGGTTTTCGGCCTCTTCGTGCTGCTGGTCTGGCTCGGCTGCAAGCAGCTGATGTCGGGCCGCGTGAGCCTCGTCAAGGTCACGGTCATGCCGGTCGCCATGACGGGCCTCGCGGTCTACGGCGTGGCGTCGGCCTTCGGCGCATCGAACACAGCTGGCCCGGCTGCGCTGCTCGCCTGGGCCGCCGCAGCAGCAGTACTGCTCGCCGTATCGATCCGCCAGCCACTGCACGCCAACACCCGCTACAACGCCGAGACCCGTGCATTCGACGTGGCCGGCAGCGCCGTGCCGCTGATGCTCATGATGGGCATCTTCTTCACCAAGTACGTTGTCGGCGTCAGCCTGTCGATGCACCCGGAGCTGGCCCATCAGACGCCTGTGGCGGTCGGTATCAGCGCGGTGTATGGCACCTTTACCGGCATCTTCGTCGGCCGCGCCGCCCGCTTGTGGAAGCTGGCGATCCGCACCGACCGCGGAGTGGCCAGCGCCGCCTGA
- a CDS encoding efflux RND transporter periplasmic adaptor subunit, whose translation MDPHTPAEPFPATVSPTHPPVRRRRWVGAVLAILLLVALGGGAWYLVQRSKEPAAGAPGAGGRGPGGTGGPGGAGARGPGGPGGAGAQNTVGFAVARQADIPIQLDALGTVQPLSNVTVQPQVSGVLTAVLFKEGQMVKKGDVLATIDPAPFQIALSQAAGARQRDEAQLSAAKVTLERYRTLLGQDSIARQDVDTQAALVKQLEGTVTIDRANESTAKLNLNYARIVAPVSGRVGLRPVDAGNYVSTGSTTGVAVITQLSPIDVAFSVPQDRVPEIQQRLAAGAQLPATALDRTRIKQLATGMFSTLDNSVDTNTGTVKSKARFANADSALFPNQFVNVRLLMRTISAAVVVPVTALRHGPNGDYVYVINEDKTVSQRPVTRGESSVDNVAIMSGLKSGEEVVTEGGDRLKDGARVQTTVDRPAGAASGAASGRRQGTSAAPVAPPAGSMATPMASGGTTATTAVKPPTAEERQRLLDAVKDNPEQLERRKRLLEGIDRGEPAALERWQRLSERRPAQ comes from the coding sequence ATGGATCCACACACTCCCGCCGAGCCTTTCCCCGCCACCGTGTCGCCTACCCATCCGCCGGTCCGTCGCCGTCGCTGGGTGGGTGCCGTGCTCGCGATTCTTTTGCTGGTGGCTTTGGGCGGTGGCGCCTGGTACCTGGTCCAGCGCTCGAAGGAGCCGGCAGCCGGTGCGCCGGGTGCCGGCGGGCGTGGTCCAGGTGGCACCGGTGGACCGGGCGGTGCCGGCGCGAGAGGCCCCGGCGGCCCCGGCGGCGCAGGGGCGCAAAACACGGTCGGTTTCGCGGTTGCGCGGCAGGCTGACATTCCCATCCAGCTCGACGCGCTCGGCACCGTGCAGCCGCTGTCCAACGTCACGGTGCAGCCGCAGGTCTCGGGCGTACTGACGGCAGTGCTCTTCAAGGAGGGCCAGATGGTCAAGAAGGGCGACGTGCTCGCCACCATCGATCCGGCGCCGTTCCAGATCGCGCTGTCGCAGGCGGCTGGCGCCAGGCAGCGCGATGAAGCCCAGTTGTCGGCAGCAAAAGTCACCTTGGAGCGATACCGCACGCTGCTCGGGCAGGACTCGATCGCACGGCAAGACGTCGATACGCAGGCCGCATTGGTCAAGCAGCTCGAAGGCACGGTCACCATCGACCGCGCCAACGAAAGCACCGCCAAGCTCAACCTGAACTACGCGCGCATCGTCGCGCCGGTGAGTGGCCGGGTCGGTTTGCGGCCGGTCGACGCGGGCAACTACGTGTCGACCGGCAGCACGACCGGCGTTGCAGTCATCACGCAGCTGTCGCCCATCGACGTGGCGTTCTCCGTGCCGCAGGACCGCGTGCCAGAGATCCAGCAACGGCTCGCGGCTGGCGCCCAATTGCCGGCCACGGCGCTCGACCGCACCCGCATCAAGCAACTCGCGACAGGCATGTTCTCGACGCTCGACAACTCGGTCGATACGAACACCGGCACGGTCAAGTCGAAGGCGCGCTTTGCCAATGCCGACTCGGCCTTGTTCCCTAATCAGTTCGTGAACGTGCGGCTGCTGATGCGCACCATCAGCGCCGCCGTCGTCGTGCCGGTGACGGCGCTGCGGCATGGTCCCAACGGCGACTACGTCTACGTCATCAACGAAGACAAGACGGTGAGCCAGCGCCCGGTGACGCGCGGCGAATCGAGCGTCGACAACGTGGCGATCATGTCGGGCCTGAAGTCCGGCGAAGAGGTCGTGACCGAAGGCGGCGACCGGTTGAAGGACGGCGCGCGTGTACAGACCACGGTCGATCGTCCGGCGGGTGCGGCATCTGGGGCCGCCAGTGGCCGGCGGCAAGGCACTTCGGCCGCTCCTGTTGCACCGCCCGCCGGTTCGATGGCCACTCCGATGGCCTCTGGCGGCACGACCGCCACCACCGCCGTCAAGCCGCCCACCGCTGAGGAACGCCAGCGCCTGCTCGATGCGGTCAAGGACAACCCCGAACAGCTCGAGCGTCGCAAGCGCCTGCTCGAAGGCATCGACCGCGGCGAACCGGCCGCGCTCGAACGCTGGCAGCGCCTGTCGGAACGCCGGCCGGCGCAATGA